Proteins encoded in a region of the Enterococcus gilvus ATCC BAA-350 genome:
- a CDS encoding 16S rRNA (uracil(1498)-N(3))-methyltransferase produces MQRYFIDQAYQPAVTVTGEPHHHMSRVMRMTVDDQVFLVFNDQTAIKAKIIAMDSEKVMLEEVEKERLERELPIQITIASGFPKGEKLELIVQKGTELGAHAFIAFPGESSVAKWDTKKQQKKQQRLNKIAQEAAEQSHRQALPTVHFTSEKELTTRFSEYDAVLIAYEESAKQGEQAQVVQTFRSLSAGQKLLVVFGPEGGLTPKEIDAFQAAGAKLCGLGPRILRTETAPFYLLSAASFYYELQH; encoded by the coding sequence TGTCTCGTGTGATGCGGATGACTGTCGATGACCAAGTCTTTCTTGTCTTCAACGACCAAACAGCGATCAAAGCCAAAATCATTGCTATGGATAGTGAGAAAGTGATGCTGGAAGAGGTTGAAAAAGAACGCCTAGAGCGTGAGCTGCCGATCCAGATCACGATTGCCAGCGGATTTCCTAAAGGTGAGAAACTGGAACTGATCGTTCAGAAGGGGACAGAACTTGGTGCGCATGCCTTCATTGCCTTTCCAGGAGAAAGCTCTGTGGCGAAATGGGATACGAAAAAGCAGCAAAAGAAGCAGCAGCGATTAAACAAAATCGCGCAAGAAGCAGCGGAGCAGTCCCATCGCCAAGCGTTGCCCACTGTTCACTTTACTTCTGAAAAAGAGTTGACCACTCGTTTTTCTGAATACGATGCCGTGCTGATCGCCTATGAAGAATCCGCGAAGCAAGGCGAGCAGGCGCAAGTTGTCCAAACGTTTCGAAGCTTGAGCGCAGGACAAAAACTATTGGTCGTTTTTGGTCCAGAGGGCGGCTTGACGCCGAAGGAAATTGACGCGTTTCAAGCGGCAGGAGCGAAACTATGCGGTTTAGGGCCAAGAATATTACGGACAGAAACGGCGCCTTTTTATCTTTTAAGTGCGGCAAGTTTCTATTATGAGCTGCAACACTGA